From Daucus carota subsp. sativus chromosome 6, DH1 v3.0, whole genome shotgun sequence, the proteins below share one genomic window:
- the LOC108227635 gene encoding mannosylglycoprotein endo-beta-mannosidase isoform X1, whose product MAVEMGKTVLDKGWLAARSTEVDLTGVQLTTTHPPAISPAGSPWMEAHVPGTVLATLLKNKLIPDPFYGLENESIIDIADSGREYYTFWFFTSFQCKPMSNQHVNLNFRAINYSGEVYLNGHRRVLPKGMFRRHSLDITDILHPDGQNLLAVIIYPPDHPGRIPPEGGQGGDHEIGKDVATQYVEGWDWIAPIRDRNTGIWDEVSVSVTGPVKIVDPHLVSSFFDGCRRVYLHATTELVNNSASVAECDLNIQVTTELEGNVCLVEHLQKEHVSILPGGHVQYTFPEAFFYKPNLWWPNGMGKQSLYNVEISVEVKGFGESDSWSHPFGFRKIESHIDSATGGRLFKVNDQPIFIRGGNWILSDGLLRLSDERYKTDIKFHADMNFNMIRCWGGGLAERPEFYHYCDIYGLLVWQEFWITGDVDGRGDPVSNPDGPLDHDLFMFCARDTVKLLRNHPSLALWVGGNEQVPPDDINTALKNDLKLHPYFQKINETENLTKELSPVLKDPSQYLDGTRIYVQGSMWDGFANGKGDFTDGPYEIQNPENFFKDDFYKYGFNPEVGSVGMPVAATIRATMPPEGWQIPLFTKLSDGYVKEVPNPIWDYHKYIPYSKPSLVHDQILQYGTTKDLDDFCLKAQLVNYIQYRALLEGWTSRMWSKYTGVLIWKTQNPWTGLRGQFYDHLHDQTAGFYGCRSAAEPIHVQLNLATYFIEVVNTTADRLSNVAIEVSVWDLDGACPYYKVTEVLSVPSKKTVPIIEMKYPKSKKPKPVYFLLLKFYNVSDDSILSRNFYWLHPPGGDYKSLEPYRKKTVPLKITSLTMIRGSSYEMRMHVENTSKKPDSKNLLYKNNFAHINSNNDFDSSSSRSVHNHEEQQVNNNIVQRIYRKFSGEPNGLKTVEINGSETGVAFFLHFSVNGSKKDQKEGEDTRILPVHYSDNYFSLVPGEVMTITLSFEVPPGVTPRVTLQGWNYHGAHSVYH is encoded by the exons ATGAGTAATCAGCACGTGAATCTGAATTTCCGGGCCATTAATTATTCTGGAGAAGTGTATTTGAATGGGCACAGAAGGGTCTTGCCGAAAGGGATGTTCCGAAGACATTCCCTTGATATAACTGATATCCTGCATCCTGATGGTCAGAATTTACTTGCTGTTATTATTTACCCTCCTGACCATCCAGGCAGGATTCCTCCAGAGGGAGGCCAAGGTGGTGATCATGAG ATTGGGAAAGATGTTGCTACACAGTATGTTGAAGGCTGGGACTGGATAGCTCCTATAAG GGATAGGAACACTGGCATCTGGGATGAAGTATCTGTTTCTGTTACTGGG CCTGTAAAGATAGTGGATCCTCATTTGGTGTCATCATTCTTTGATGGCTGTAGGCGAGTATATTTGCATGCAACCACTGAATTGGTAAACAATAGTGCTTCAGTTGCTGAGTGTGACTTGAATATCCAAGTAACAACAGAGCTTGAAGGAAATGTATGCTTGGTAGAACATCTTCAGAAAGAACATGTGTCAATCCTTCCTGGAGGTCATGTTCAATATACCTTTCCTGAG GCTTTCTTTTACAAGCCTAATCTATGGTGGCCAAATGGCATGGGAAAGCAATCTCTCTACAATGTTGAAATATCTGTTGAGGTGAAGGGTTTTGGGGAGTCTGATTCATGGAGCCATCCATTTGGATTTCGCAAAATTGAAAGCCACATTGATAGTGCAACTGGGGGAAG GTTGTTTAAGGTGAATGATCAACCAATTTTTATCCGCGGAGGCAACTGGATATTGTCTGATGGACTATTACGACTTTCAGACGAACGTTATAAAACGGATATCAAATTTCATGCAGATATGAACTTCAACATGATACGCTGTTGGGGTGGTGGATTGGCTGAGAGACCCGAGTTTTACCATTACTGTGATATTTATGGACTGCTG GTTTGGCAAGAGTTTTGGATAACTGGAGATGTTGATGGACGAGGTGATCCAGTTTCAAACCCTGATGGTCCTTTAGATCATGACCTTTTCATGTTCTGTGCAAGAGACACTGTCAAGCTTCTCAGAAATCATCCTAGTCTTGCTCTTTGGGTAGGGGGCAATGAACAAGTTCCACCGGATGATATCAACACAGCTTTAAAAAATGATCTTAAACTCCATCCATATTTTCAGAAAATCAATGAAACTGAAAACTTAACAAAAGAACTCTCCCCAGTTTTAAAGGATCCTAGTCAATATCTTGATGGTACACGCATTTATGTACAAGGATCTATGTGGGATGGCTTTGCAAACGGTAAAGGAGATTTCACGGATGGGCCATATGAAATTCAGAACCCTGAAAACTTTTTTAAGGATGATTTCTACAAGTATGGCTTCAACCCTGAGGTTGGTTCGGTTGGAATGCCTGTTGCAGCTACTATCAGGGCAACAATGCCTCCAGAGGGATGGCAGATTCCTTTGTTTACTAAGCTCTCTGATGGCTATGTAAAAGAGGTTCCGAATCCTATATGGGATTACCATAAATACATTCCTTATTCAAAGCCAAGCTTAGTTCATGATCAAATATTGCAATATGGTACCACAAAGGATCTTGACGATTTTTGTCTCAAG GCCCAACTAGTTAATTATATACAGTACAGAGCTCTGCTAGAAGGCTGGACTTCTCGAATGTGGAGTAAATACACAGGAGTCCTAATATGGAAAACACAAAATCCTTGGACAGGTCTAAGAGGCCAATTTTATGATCATCTTCATGATCAAACTGCAGGGTTTTATGGTTGTCGCTCAGCAGCAGAACCAATACATGTCCAGCTAAATCTGGCAACATATTTTATAGAG GTTGTTAACACTACAGCTGATAGATTGTCAAATGTGGCAATAGAAGTATCTGTGTGGGATTTGGATGGAGCTTGTCCATACTACAAAGTAACTGAAGTACTCTCTGTTCCATCTAAGAAAACTGTACCGATAATAGAGATGAAGTACCCAAAGTCTAAAAAACCAAAGCCTGTCTACTTTTTGCTTCTCAAATTTTACAATGTATCAGATGACAGCATATTGTCAAGGAACTTTTATTGGTTGCATCCTCCTGGTGGTGATTACAAATCATTGGAACCATACAGGAAGAAGACAGTACCCCTCAAAATAACTTCGCTGACTATGATACGTGGGTCAAGTTATGAAATGCGGATGCATGTAGAGAACACCTCAAAGAAACCAGATTCCAAAAATTTGctatacaaaaataattttgctCACATTAACAGCAACAATGATTTTGATAGTTCCTCATCGAGATCTGTACATAATCATGAAGAGCAGCaggttaataataatatagttcAGAGGATTTACCGCAAGTTCTCAGGGGAACCTAATGGTTTGAAAACTGTGGAAATTAATGGATCTGAGACTGGTGTTGCTTTCTTTCTCCATTTCTCTGTTAACGGTTCAAAGAAAGATCAGAAAGAAGGAGAGGACACAAGAATTCTTCCAGTTCATTATTCGGACAATtatttctcccttgttcctggtgAAGTCATGACTATCACTCTCTCCTTCGAGGTCCCTCCAGGTGTCACCCCAAGAGTTACTCTTCAGGGTTGGAATTATCATGGTGCTCATTCTGTCTATCATTGA
- the LOC108227635 gene encoding uncharacterized protein LOC108227635 isoform X2 yields the protein MAVEMGKTVLDKGWLAARSTEVDLTGVQLTTTHPPAISPAGSPWMEAHVPGTVLATLLKNKLIPDPFYGLENESIIDIADSGREYYTFWFFTSFQCKPMSNQHVNLNFRAINYSGEVYLNGHRRVLPKGMFRRHSLDITDILHPDGQNLLAVIIYPPDHPGRIPPEGGQGGDHEIGKDVATQYVEGWDWIAPIRDRNTGIWDEVSVSVTGPVKIVDPHLVSSFFDGCRRVYLHATTELVNNSASVAECDLNIQVTTELEGNVCLVEHLQKEHVSILPGGHVQYTFPEAFFYKPNLWWPNGMGKQSLYNVEISVEVKGFGESDSWSHPFGFRKIESHIDSATGGRLFKVNDQPIFIRGGNWILSDGLLRLSDERYKTDIKFHADMNFNMIRCWGGGLAERPEFYHYCDIYGLLVWQEFWITGDVDGRGDPVSNPDGPLDHDLFMFCARDTVKLLRNHPSLALWVGGNEQVPPDDINTALKNDLKLHPYFQKINETENLTKELSPVLKDPSQYLDGTRIYVQGSMWDGFANGKGDFTDGPYEIQNPENFFKDDFYKYGFNPEVGSVGMPVAATIRATMPPEGWQIPLFTKLSDGYVKEVPNPIWDYHKYIPYSKPSLVHDQILQYGTTKDLDDFCLKAQLVNYIQYRALLEGWTSRMWSKYTGVLIWKTQNPWTGLRGQFYDHLHDQTAGFYGCRSAAEPIHVQLNLATYFIEVVNTTADRLSNVAIEVSVWDLDGACPYYKVTEVLSVPSKKTVPIIEMKYPKSKKPKPVYFLLLKFYNVSDDSILSRNFYWLHPPGGDYKSLEPYRKKTVPLKITSLTMIRGSSYEMRMHVENTSKKPDSKNLLYKNNFAHINSNNDFDSSSSRSVHNHEEQQIKGSVVVMKKNLFELNDVTASVRDWSDEILGHKISLQLVSAVNVDTHDNKVHGKHGKPAILENWTSKTPKTVSDATFDVSFDWDKESDGVPGAFIIKNNHHHEFYLKTLTLEDVPGYGRVHFICYSWVYPATFYKKDRVFFTNQTYIPSRTPQALKYYREEELETLRGTGTGKLEEWDRVYDYDTYNDLSKPDKGAKYTRHILGGSSEYPYPRRGRTGRPPTKTDPRHESRLSILESLKIYVPRDERFSPAKMSDIAAYGLKLIIQFLVPGIGALFDKTFNEFEKIEEIVKLYEGEIKLSDGPVLSSVRERIPSEMLRELLRTDGEPVLKFPMPQVIKANKSAWRTDEEFAREMLAGINPVVIRRLQKFPAKSKLNPEVEGHKAYDLEGLTVHEAIENDKLFILDHHDVVMPFLRGINTTATKTYATRTLLFLKKDGTLKPVAIELCLPHPEGDEFDELSTVYTPAEHGAEGTIWQMAKAYVAVNDSGYHQLISHWLLTHAATEPFIIATNRQLSSMHPIYKLLHPHFRDTMNINALARQTLINGGGLLEKTVFPEKFSMDMSVVVYKEWNFTEQALPADLIKRGMAVEDSQSPHGVRLIIEDYPFAADGLEIWSAIKSWVKDYCLIYYPTDDIIQEDYELQAWWTEVREKGHGDKKDEPWWPKMQTRDELIESCTTIIWLASALHAAVNFGQYPYGGYLPNRPAMSRRFIPVPGTPDYEELESNPEKAFLKTITSQLLSVLGISLVEILSRHSADEVFLGQRDYSEWTTDEEPQKAFEKFGSKLKEIESKLEEMNTNGKWRNRVGPVDMPYTLLYPSSEVGLTGKGIPNSVSI from the exons ATGAGTAATCAGCACGTGAATCTGAATTTCCGGGCCATTAATTATTCTGGAGAAGTGTATTTGAATGGGCACAGAAGGGTCTTGCCGAAAGGGATGTTCCGAAGACATTCCCTTGATATAACTGATATCCTGCATCCTGATGGTCAGAATTTACTTGCTGTTATTATTTACCCTCCTGACCATCCAGGCAGGATTCCTCCAGAGGGAGGCCAAGGTGGTGATCATGAG ATTGGGAAAGATGTTGCTACACAGTATGTTGAAGGCTGGGACTGGATAGCTCCTATAAG GGATAGGAACACTGGCATCTGGGATGAAGTATCTGTTTCTGTTACTGGG CCTGTAAAGATAGTGGATCCTCATTTGGTGTCATCATTCTTTGATGGCTGTAGGCGAGTATATTTGCATGCAACCACTGAATTGGTAAACAATAGTGCTTCAGTTGCTGAGTGTGACTTGAATATCCAAGTAACAACAGAGCTTGAAGGAAATGTATGCTTGGTAGAACATCTTCAGAAAGAACATGTGTCAATCCTTCCTGGAGGTCATGTTCAATATACCTTTCCTGAG GCTTTCTTTTACAAGCCTAATCTATGGTGGCCAAATGGCATGGGAAAGCAATCTCTCTACAATGTTGAAATATCTGTTGAGGTGAAGGGTTTTGGGGAGTCTGATTCATGGAGCCATCCATTTGGATTTCGCAAAATTGAAAGCCACATTGATAGTGCAACTGGGGGAAG GTTGTTTAAGGTGAATGATCAACCAATTTTTATCCGCGGAGGCAACTGGATATTGTCTGATGGACTATTACGACTTTCAGACGAACGTTATAAAACGGATATCAAATTTCATGCAGATATGAACTTCAACATGATACGCTGTTGGGGTGGTGGATTGGCTGAGAGACCCGAGTTTTACCATTACTGTGATATTTATGGACTGCTG GTTTGGCAAGAGTTTTGGATAACTGGAGATGTTGATGGACGAGGTGATCCAGTTTCAAACCCTGATGGTCCTTTAGATCATGACCTTTTCATGTTCTGTGCAAGAGACACTGTCAAGCTTCTCAGAAATCATCCTAGTCTTGCTCTTTGGGTAGGGGGCAATGAACAAGTTCCACCGGATGATATCAACACAGCTTTAAAAAATGATCTTAAACTCCATCCATATTTTCAGAAAATCAATGAAACTGAAAACTTAACAAAAGAACTCTCCCCAGTTTTAAAGGATCCTAGTCAATATCTTGATGGTACACGCATTTATGTACAAGGATCTATGTGGGATGGCTTTGCAAACGGTAAAGGAGATTTCACGGATGGGCCATATGAAATTCAGAACCCTGAAAACTTTTTTAAGGATGATTTCTACAAGTATGGCTTCAACCCTGAGGTTGGTTCGGTTGGAATGCCTGTTGCAGCTACTATCAGGGCAACAATGCCTCCAGAGGGATGGCAGATTCCTTTGTTTACTAAGCTCTCTGATGGCTATGTAAAAGAGGTTCCGAATCCTATATGGGATTACCATAAATACATTCCTTATTCAAAGCCAAGCTTAGTTCATGATCAAATATTGCAATATGGTACCACAAAGGATCTTGACGATTTTTGTCTCAAG GCCCAACTAGTTAATTATATACAGTACAGAGCTCTGCTAGAAGGCTGGACTTCTCGAATGTGGAGTAAATACACAGGAGTCCTAATATGGAAAACACAAAATCCTTGGACAGGTCTAAGAGGCCAATTTTATGATCATCTTCATGATCAAACTGCAGGGTTTTATGGTTGTCGCTCAGCAGCAGAACCAATACATGTCCAGCTAAATCTGGCAACATATTTTATAGAG GTTGTTAACACTACAGCTGATAGATTGTCAAATGTGGCAATAGAAGTATCTGTGTGGGATTTGGATGGAGCTTGTCCATACTACAAAGTAACTGAAGTACTCTCTGTTCCATCTAAGAAAACTGTACCGATAATAGAGATGAAGTACCCAAAGTCTAAAAAACCAAAGCCTGTCTACTTTTTGCTTCTCAAATTTTACAATGTATCAGATGACAGCATATTGTCAAGGAACTTTTATTGGTTGCATCCTCCTGGTGGTGATTACAAATCATTGGAACCATACAGGAAGAAGACAGTACCCCTCAAAATAACTTCGCTGACTATGATACGTGGGTCAAGTTATGAAATGCGGATGCATGTAGAGAACACCTCAAAGAAACCAGATTCCAAAAATTTGctatacaaaaataattttgctCACATTAACAGCAACAATGATTTTGATAGTTCCTCATCGAGATCTGTACATAATCATGAAGAGCAGCag ATCAAAGGGAGTGTCGTGGTGATGAAGAAGAACTTGTTTGAGCTGAATGATGTTACGGCTTCGGTTCGTGATTGGTCTGATGAGATATTGGGACATAAGATCTCCTTGCAGCTTGTCAGTGCTGTTAATGTTGACACACATG ACAATAAGGTGCATGGGAAACATGGCAAACCGGCCATTCTGGAGAACTGGACTTCGAAAACTCCTAAAACAGTGAGTGATGCAACGTTCGACGTTAGTTTTGATTGGGACAAGGAGAGTGATGGAGTGCCAGGGGCATTTATCATTAAGAATAATCACCACCATGAATTCTACCTTAAGACCCTTACGCTTGAAGATGTTCCTGGCTATGGTCGTGTTCATTTTATCTGCTATTCTTGGGTTTACCCTGCCACGTTTTACAAGAAAGACCGCGTTTTTTTCACCAATCAG ACTTATATTCCAAGTAGAACGCCGCAAGCTTTGAAGTACTACAGGGAAGAAGAACTGGAAACCCTGAGAGGAACCGGAACAGGGAAACTTGAGGAATGGGACCGTGTTTATGATTATGATACGTACAATGATTTGAGTAAACCAGATAAAGGTGCCAAGTATACTCGGCATATTCTTGGAGGAAGTAGCGAGTATCCTTACCCTCGAAGAGGAAGGACAGGGAGGCCACCAACAAAAACAG ATCCTAGACATGAGAGCAGGCTGTCAATTCTTGAGAGTTTGAAAATATATGTTCCCAGAGATGAAAGATTTAGCCCTGCGAAAATGTCAGATATAGCTGCTTATGGGCTGAAATTGATTATTCAATTCTTAGTCCCTGGGATTGGTGCACTGTTTGACAAAACTTTCAACGAGTTCgaaaaaattgaagaaataGTAAAACTATATGAAGGAGAGATCAAACTATCTGATGGCCCTGTATTGTCAAGTGTTCGAGAACGTATACCATCAGAAATGCTCAGAGAACTACTTCGAACTGATGGCGAGCCAGTGCTTAAATTCCCTATGCCACAAGTGATTAAAG CTAACAAGTCTGCTTGGAGGACTGATGAAGAATTTGCAAGAGAAATGTTGGCTGGAATAAATCCTGTTGTCATCCGCCGTCTACAA AAATTCCCGGCAAAAAGCAAATTGAATCCTGAAGTAGAAGGACATAAAGCGTATGATTTAGAGGGACTAACCGTACATGAG GCAATTGAGAATGACAAACTATTCATATTAGACCACCATGATGTAGTAATGCCATTTCTGAGGGGCATTAATACTACAGCGACAAAGACATATGCCACAAGGACACTCCTCTTCTTGAAAAAAGATGGAACCTTGAAACCTGTTGCGATTGAGTTATGCTTGCCACATCCAGAAGGGGATGAATTTGATGAACTTAGTACAGTGTACACACCAGCAGAACATGGTGCTGAAGGAACCATTTGGCAGATGGCTAAAGCTTATGTTGCAGTAAACGATTCTGGCTATCATCAACTCATATCTCACTG GTTGCTTACTCATGCAGCAACAGAGCCATTTATCATAGCAACAAACAGGCAACTAAGCTCCATGCATCCAATTTATAAGCTTTTGCATCCTCATTTCCGCGATACAATGAACATAAATGCATTAGCTCGACAAACTCTAATAAATGGTGGTGGACTGCTTGAAAAAACTGTTTTTCCGGAAAAGTTTTCTATGGATATGTCCGTTGTGGTGTATAAGGAATGGAATTTTACTGAGCAAGCACTGCCAGCTGATCTCATCAAGCG AGGGATGGCAGTGGAGGACTCGCAATCTCCCCATGGGGTGCGCCTAATTATAGAAGACTATCCGTTTGCTGCTGATGGACTTGAGATTTGGTCAGCCATAAAATCATGGGTTAAAGATTATTGCTTAATCTACTACCCAACCGATGATATTATCCAAGAAGACTATGAACTTCAAGCATGGTGGACTGAAGTGCGCGAAAAGGGTCATGGTGACAAGAAAGATGAACCTTGGTGGCCTAAAATGCAGACTCGGGATGAGCTAATAGAGTCATGTACTACCATAATATGGCTGGCTTCTGCTCTTCATGCAGCAGTAAACTTTGGCCAATATCCATATGGTGGCTACCTCCCTAACCGTCCAGCAATGAGTAGGCGCTTCATTCCTGTTCCTGGCACGCCTGATTATGAAGAGCTTGAGTCAAACCCCGAAAAGGCCTTTCTAAAGACCATCACTTCTCAGCTATTGAGTGTTCTTGGAATATCCCTTGTTGAGATTCTGTCAAGGCATTCTGCAGATGAGGTATTTCTTGGACAGCGTGATTACTCAGAGTGGACTACTGACGAAGAACCACAGAAGGCATTCGAGAAATTTGGAAGCAAGTTAAAAGAAATTGAGAGCAAGTTGGAGGAAATGAACACTAATGGGAAATGGAGGAACAGAGTTGGACCCGTGGACATGCCTTACACTTTGCTCTATCCTAGCAGTGAAGTTGGTCTCACCGGCAAGGGGATTCCTAACAGCGTTTCCATCTAA